A stretch of the Lolium perenne isolate Kyuss_39 chromosome 3, Kyuss_2.0, whole genome shotgun sequence genome encodes the following:
- the LOC139838549 gene encoding AMSH-like ubiquitin thioesterase 3, with protein MAMTSPRRARVYTSIEELTRPVAVDHRISLPHYFRIADNLLRQANIYREERNLVDWYIILLRYLSLLSETIPMHRDYHAFKSREKEFLKKGPYDKLWNVIGELESLKPIVKQQIAELNRGAAEEPKGQGGTYAGNGASSRMVQLAPSPPLVQVYGKIKSKL; from the exons ATGGCCATGACATCACCTAGGCGAGCTAGGGTTTACACAAGCATCGAGGAGCTGACGCGTCCGGTGGCGGTCGACCACCGCATCAGCCTCCCCCACTATTTCCGGATCGCCGACAATCTTCTCCGCCAG GCTAACATATATCGAGAGGAAAGGAACCTGGTCGACTGGTACATTATCCTCCTGAGATACTTGAG CCTATTGTCTGAGACGATCCCGATGCATCGCGATTACCATGCATTCAAGTCAAGAGAAAAGGAATTCTTGAAGAAAGGGCCCTATGAT AAACTCTGGAATGTTATCGGCGAGCTAGAGTCTCTGAAGCCGATTGTGAAGCAGCAAATTGCTGAGCTTAATAGAGGAGCTGCAGAAGAACCTAAAGGTCAAGGTGGAACGTATGCTGGAAATGGTGCAAGCAGTAGGATGGTTCAGCTTGCTCCAAGTCCACCTTTGGTGCAG GTGTACGGAAAAATAAAATCAAAGTTGTAA